One part of the Coffea eugenioides isolate CCC68of chromosome 10, Ceug_1.0, whole genome shotgun sequence genome encodes these proteins:
- the LOC113750705 gene encoding 3-ketoacyl-CoA synthase 11-like yields the protein MISLKQIKLLQFSFLCLLSLTLLLHITLSYIPFVAVVLRLLLTHLHLSIFLSICMLLSIFCGLKTRPSPVFLINYACFKPPPHRKCLYGVAESFLLRNQHFTQETIEFMRKIYLKSGLGDETYAPPFIFEEDTTPTLKCAIQEAQEGIFSSIDALLSKTLIDPLSIDIVIVTCGSFSHSPSLSSLIVNHYNLKPDVKTYNLSGMGCGSGVLSIDCAARVLRASGKVQHALVVITESTTLNWYSGDNRSMLVTNCIFRVGCTAAMLTNDRSRRSVAKMELVDMLRTHHGADDRSYRAAFQEEDDKGYTGVALTKDLVRVAGVNLREHLTILAPRVLPLSQLVLYAYSVAMAALSRGESKPTVPDFTAAFEHMCIHTGGKAVIEQVARVLRLRGEVTEPARMSLNRFGNTSSSLVFYELAYFEAKKRVKKGDKMWMIAFGTGFKIGSLVWKWLQNSAQENDNPWNDCIQRYPLDAW from the coding sequence atgatATCTTTGAAGCAAATTAAACTTCTCCAATTCTCATTTTTATGTCTCTTATCACTGACACTCCTGCTCCACATCACCTTATCCTACATCCCATTCGTAGCCGTCGTCCTCCGTCTCCTCTTAACTCACCTCCACCTCTCCATATTTCTCTCCATTTGCATGCTCCTCTCGATCTTCTGCGGGCTCAAAACCCGCCCAAGCCCCGTCTTTCTCATAAACTACGCGTGCTTTAAGCCGCCACCCCACCGGAAGTGCCTGTACGGGGTAGCTGAATCCTTTTTACTTCGAAACCAACATTTCACCCAAGAAACCATTGAATTCATGCGTAAAATCTACCTTAAATCCGGCCTAGGTGACGAAACCTACGCACCCCCCTTCATTTTCGAGGAAGATACTACTCCCACGCTAAAATGCGCCatccaagaagctcaagaaggaaTTTTTTCTTCCATAGATGCACTTTTGTCTAAAACCCTAATCGACCCTCTATCCATTGACATCGTTATTGTTACATGCGGTAGCTTTTCACATTCGCCTTCGCTTTCTTCTCTTATTGTAAACCATTATAACCTCAAACCGGACGTGAAAACTTACAATCTGAGTGGAATGGGATGCGGTTCTGGGGTTTTATCCATTGACTGTGCAGCTAGGGTTTTACGTGCCAGTGGAAAAGTCCAACATGCCCTTGTGGTGATCACCGAAAGCACAACTCTAAACTGGTACTCCGGTGACAATCGTTCCATGCTTGTTACAAACTGCATCTTTCGCGTCGGATGCACCGCCGCAATGTTGACGAATGACCGGAGTCGCCGCTCAGTTGCCAAGATGGAACTTGTTGACATGCTCCGAACTCACCACGGAGCCGATGACCGGTCGTACCGGGCTGCATTTCAGGAGGAGGATGATAAAGGGTATACCGGAGTTGCACTTACAAAGGATTTGGTAAGAGTGGCTGGGGTGAATTTGAGGGAGCATCTTACTATTCTTGCACCGCGAGTTTTGCCACTGAGTCAACTCGTTCTTTACGCGTACTCGGTGGCCATGGCAGCATTGTCCCGTGGTGAGTCCAAACCAACTGTGCCTGATTTTACAGCAGCATTTGAGCATATGTGTATTCATACTGGGGGTAAAGCTGTAATTGAACAAGTGGCGAGGGTTTTGAGATTGAGAGGGGAGGTAACTGAGCCAGCTCGGATGAGTTTGAACCGGTTTGGTAACACGTCTAGCAGTCTTGTGTTTTATGAATTGGCTTATTTTGAAGCAAAAAAGAGAGTTAAAAAGGGGGACAAAATGTGGATGATTGCATTCGGGACTGGATTCAAGATTGGTAGCTTGGTTTGGAAGTGGTTGCAAAATTCAGCTCAAGAAAATGATAATCCATGGAATGACTGCATACAGCGTTACCCTTTGGATGCTTGGTAG